The following is a genomic window from Chitinophaga caseinilytica.
CACTCCGTTAACATTCAAAAAACTCTCTTCTATAATTTACGGAATTTTCCCGACAGGCCGGGGTTAAATCTTTTGCGGTACAGCCCTTATCTGCGCCCGGTCAACAGCAACAAGCGATTAACAAATCGCGGTCCGGCAAAAAATTAGCCCGATGAACATCGGGCCAGGGCTGATAACTCTCCAAAATTTATATTGAACTTACTGGTATCGGCGGTCATGGATGCAACGGGAAATTAAGGACACACATCGGTAGGTTTTGTTAAAATATCGTTAACGATGAGGGCTTAAAAATAACAAGTCCGGGGAGATCCCCAGACCTGCTAAATACGCTCCAATTTAACTACATGGAAGAATGTCCCTTTCGGAACACCCCGTCCATGGTTCACCAAAATTAGCGTCGGGCAATGCCAACAGGTGTTAAATGATTGTTATTGACATCGTAAGGAAGACTAACGTGTTTGCATTTTATTAAATTGATAAAGATCAGGGACCGTGCCTGACCCGCATCAGGACAGCCCCCGTTCCGCCATCCTAATTTTGTGCAATTAAAACAACCCTTGGCATGCCGTCAGTCGAAATACTCAGCCGCATTCAGTTCGCCTTCACCATCGCTTTCCATTATATCTATCCGCCGCTCAGCATCGGGTTGGGCGTTTGCCTCGTTATCATGGAAGGCATGTACCTCCGCACGGGGATCAAAATGTATGAAGACATCACCCGTTTCTGGATCAAGATTTTCGCCCTGATTTTCGGGATCGGCGTGGCTACGGGCATCGTCATGGAGTTCGAGTTCGGCACCAACTGGGCCACCTATTCCCGGTACGTGGGCGATATCTTCGGAAGCGCCCTCGCCGCCGAGGGCATCTTCGCTTTCGCCCTGGAATCCGGCTTCCTCGGCATCCTTATTTTCGGCTGGAACCGCGTCTCCAAAGGCGTTCACTTCTTTTCCACCATCATGGTCGCCCTCGGCTCCATGTTCTCCGCCGTATGGATCGTGATCGCCAATTCCTGGCAGCAAACGCCCACCGGCTACGTCATCGAAGGCGAAGGGCTCATGGCCCGCGCCGTGATCACAGACTTCTGGGAAATGGTGTTCAACCCTTCTTCCATGGACCGCCTCTCCCACGTGATCATCGGCGCTTTCCTCGCCGGATCGTTCCTCGTCATGAGCGTGGGCGCCTATTACATCGTCCGCAACCGGTTCGTGGAGCCGGCGAAGGCCATGTTCAAGGTAGGCCTCTCCGTAGCCGTGATCGCCGCACTGGCGCAGCTGTTCACCGGCCACCGTTCCGCCCATTACGTCAGCGAATACCAACCCGCCAAGCTTGCGGCCATGGAAGGGCATTGGGACAGCTCCGCCGTGGCGCCCATGTACCTTTTCGGTTGGGTCGACAATGAACAGGGGAAAACGACGGGGCTCGGCCTGCCGGGGGGCCTTTCCTTCCTCACCCATGGCTCCTTCAGCGCCCCCGTGACCGGGCTGGGCGCCTTCCCGAAAACGGAACGGCCCACCGCGGTGAACTTCGTGTTCCAGAGTTACCACATCATGATCGCTATCGGTATGATATTGATTGCCATGACGTTACTGGCCGTCTATTACCTTTGGCGAAAACGGCTGTTCAACAAAAAATGGCTCATGACCCTCTTCATCTGGGCCGTACTGCTGCCGCAGATCGCCAACCAGGCCGGCTGGTACGCGGCCGAAGTGGGCAGGCAGCCCTGGGTGGTATATGGCCTCCTCCGCACGTCGGACGCGCTGAGCAAAGACGTAAAAGCCAACCAGGTCGTGTTCAGTCTCGTCCTCTTCACGCTCGTGTATACGCTGTTGTTCATTTTGTTCATTTATCTGCTCAATAAGAAAATCCAGCACGGTCCGGCCATGACGCACAACGAAGAAGAGGAAAGCGACGAATTCTCGAAGCGCAATATCAAGCAACTGCAAAACCCCGAACACTAAACACCTCAAAACGCAAGACATGGAAACGATCTTAGGACTGGACCTGCCCACACTTTGGTTCCTCGTCATCGGGGGGCTGATCACAGGCTACGGCGTGCTCGACGGGTTCGACCTCGGCGCCGGGGCGCTCCATCTTTTTTCAATAAGGAAGAAAGCCGGCGCATCGCGCTGAACGCCATCGGCCCGGTGTGGGACGGCAACGAGGTATGGCTCGTGATTGCGGGAGGCGCCCTGTTCGCGGGGTTCCCGCTCGTTTACGGCACCATCCTGTCGATTTTCTACGTACCATTTATGCTGTTCCTCGTGGCATTGATCTTCCGCGCGATCTCGATCGAGTTCCGCAGCAAGGAGCCCATGGCCTGGTGGCGGAAGATGTGGGATGTGAGCTATATGGTATCGAGCACGCTGATCACCTTCCTGTTGGGCCTGGTGCTGGGGAACCTCATCCACGGGCTGCCT
Proteins encoded in this region:
- a CDS encoding cytochrome ubiquinol oxidase subunit I → MPSVEILSRIQFAFTIAFHYIYPPLSIGLGVCLVIMEGMYLRTGIKMYEDITRFWIKIFALIFGIGVATGIVMEFEFGTNWATYSRYVGDIFGSALAAEGIFAFALESGFLGILIFGWNRVSKGVHFFSTIMVALGSMFSAVWIVIANSWQQTPTGYVIEGEGLMARAVITDFWEMVFNPSSMDRLSHVIIGAFLAGSFLVMSVGAYYIVRNRFVEPAKAMFKVGLSVAVIAALAQLFTGHRSAHYVSEYQPAKLAAMEGHWDSSAVAPMYLFGWVDNEQGKTTGLGLPGGLSFLTHGSFSAPVTGLGAFPKTERPTAVNFVFQSYHIMIAIGMILIAMTLLAVYYLWRKRLFNKKWLMTLFIWAVLLPQIANQAGWYAAEVGRQPWVVYGLLRTSDALSKDVKANQVVFSLVLFTLVYTLLFILFIYLLNKKIQHGPAMTHNEEEESDEFSKRNIKQLQNPEH